A genomic stretch from Festucalex cinctus isolate MCC-2025b chromosome 13, RoL_Fcin_1.0, whole genome shotgun sequence includes:
- the ccnl1a gene encoding cyclin-L1a isoform X3, producing MKMAAGPLSVSSTASTNNDGILIGDKVYSEVYLTIDNSLIPEERLSPTPSMLDGIDLHTETDLRILGCELIQSAGILLRLPQVAMATGQVLFHRFFYSKSFVKHSFEIVAMACINLASKIEEAPRRIRDVINVFHHLKQIRVKKTPSSLILDQNYINTKNQVIKAERRILKELGFCVHVKHPHKIIVMYLQVLECEKNQTLVQTAWVVRAGIT from the exons ATGAAGATGGCCGCAGGTCCTCTTTCTGTGTCTTCAACCGCGTCAACAAACAACGATGGCATCCTCATTGGTGACAAAGTTTACTCCGAAGTGTACCTTACGATCGACAACTCTCTCATCCCGGAGGAAAGGCTCTCTCCGACGCCGTCAATGCTCGACGGCATCGACCTCCACACGGAGACCGACCTTCGCATCCTGGGATGTGAGCTGATTCAGTCGGCGGGCATTCTTCTCCGTTTGCCTCAG GTGGCGATGGCAACAGGGCAAGTGCTTTTTCATCGTTTCTTTTACTCCAAGTCCTTCGTCAAGCATAGTTTTGAG ATTGTTGCAATGGCTTGTATTAACTTGGCCTCCAAGATTGAAGAAGCACCCAGGCGAATACGAGATGTTATCAACGTTTTTCACCACCTGAAGCAGATTAGAGTCAAAAA GACTCCAAGTTCATTGATTCTTGATCAGAACTACATAAACACCAAAAATCAAGTCATCAAAGCTGAGCGGCGTATTCTCAAGGAACTGGGCTTCTGTGTACATGTCAAGCATCCGCACAAG ATAATTGTAATGTACTTGCAAGTCCTGGAGTGTGAAAAGAACCAAACGCTGGTCCAGACTGCCTG GGTAGTCCGTGCTG GAATTACATGA
- the ccnl1a gene encoding cyclin-L1a isoform X2: MKMAAGPLSVSSTASTNNDGILIGDKVYSEVYLTIDNSLIPEERLSPTPSMLDGIDLHTETDLRILGCELIQSAGILLRLPQVAMATGQVLFHRFFYSKSFVKHSFEIVAMACINLASKIEEAPRRIRDVINVFHHLKQIRVKKTPSSLILDQNYINTKNQVIKAERRILKELGFCVHVKHPHKIIVMYLQVLECEKNQTLVQTAWVVRAGKSHKEPLNSASSNHMTSGSLPPLAGCPSPHSQSQC, translated from the exons ATGAAGATGGCCGCAGGTCCTCTTTCTGTGTCTTCAACCGCGTCAACAAACAACGATGGCATCCTCATTGGTGACAAAGTTTACTCCGAAGTGTACCTTACGATCGACAACTCTCTCATCCCGGAGGAAAGGCTCTCTCCGACGCCGTCAATGCTCGACGGCATCGACCTCCACACGGAGACCGACCTTCGCATCCTGGGATGTGAGCTGATTCAGTCGGCGGGCATTCTTCTCCGTTTGCCTCAG GTGGCGATGGCAACAGGGCAAGTGCTTTTTCATCGTTTCTTTTACTCCAAGTCCTTCGTCAAGCATAGTTTTGAG ATTGTTGCAATGGCTTGTATTAACTTGGCCTCCAAGATTGAAGAAGCACCCAGGCGAATACGAGATGTTATCAACGTTTTTCACCACCTGAAGCAGATTAGAGTCAAAAA GACTCCAAGTTCATTGATTCTTGATCAGAACTACATAAACACCAAAAATCAAGTCATCAAAGCTGAGCGGCGTATTCTCAAGGAACTGGGCTTCTGTGTACATGTCAAGCATCCGCACAAG ATAATTGTAATGTACTTGCAAGTCCTGGAGTGTGAAAAGAACCAAACGCTGGTCCAGACTGCCTG GGTAGTCCGTGCTGGTAAGTCACATAAAGAACCTCTGAACTCTGCCTCCTCCAACCACATGACCTCAGGAAGCCTCCCCCCTTTGGCTGGCTGCCCCTCTCCACACAGCCAGTCCCAATGCTGA
- the ccnl1a gene encoding cyclin-L1a isoform X1, which produces MKMAAGPLSVSSTASTNNDGILIGDKVYSEVYLTIDNSLIPEERLSPTPSMLDGIDLHTETDLRILGCELIQSAGILLRLPQVAMATGQVLFHRFFYSKSFVKHSFEIVAMACINLASKIEEAPRRIRDVINVFHHLKQIRVKKTPSSLILDQNYINTKNQVIKAERRILKELGFCVHVKHPHKIIVMYLQVLECEKNQTLVQTAWNYMNDSLRTNVFVRFQAETIACACIFLAARALQIPLPSKPQWYLLFGASDDDIKEVCITTLKLYTRKKPNYEQLEKEVDRRKVSLAEAKLKAKGLNPDGTPALTSLGGFSPASKPSSPNVVKVEEKSPNSQTVKAVKKEPDSRTQMTKSPHNGMRKEAKIGRNSRSGSRSRSRTRSRSRSRSPRRHYNNRRSRSGTYSSRSRSRSHSRSLSPRRHPPSPLLPHLKSKASHHSNSDSKSGGRHNNSGSHKRKRSRSRSRSRTPLKADRERDRERDRDRDRGAFDTSSKKHKHERSAGHRDRRERERSRSYDRERERSHKSKHHSSGGHSGHGRHRR; this is translated from the exons ATGAAGATGGCCGCAGGTCCTCTTTCTGTGTCTTCAACCGCGTCAACAAACAACGATGGCATCCTCATTGGTGACAAAGTTTACTCCGAAGTGTACCTTACGATCGACAACTCTCTCATCCCGGAGGAAAGGCTCTCTCCGACGCCGTCAATGCTCGACGGCATCGACCTCCACACGGAGACCGACCTTCGCATCCTGGGATGTGAGCTGATTCAGTCGGCGGGCATTCTTCTCCGTTTGCCTCAG GTGGCGATGGCAACAGGGCAAGTGCTTTTTCATCGTTTCTTTTACTCCAAGTCCTTCGTCAAGCATAGTTTTGAG ATTGTTGCAATGGCTTGTATTAACTTGGCCTCCAAGATTGAAGAAGCACCCAGGCGAATACGAGATGTTATCAACGTTTTTCACCACCTGAAGCAGATTAGAGTCAAAAA GACTCCAAGTTCATTGATTCTTGATCAGAACTACATAAACACCAAAAATCAAGTCATCAAAGCTGAGCGGCGTATTCTCAAGGAACTGGGCTTCTGTGTACATGTCAAGCATCCGCACAAG ATAATTGTAATGTACTTGCAAGTCCTGGAGTGTGAAAAGAACCAAACGCTGGTCCAGACTGCCTG GAATTACATGAATGACAGCTTGAGGACCAACGTGTTTGTAAGGTTCCAAGCAGAGACCATTGCCTGTGCCTGCATATTCCTTGCTGCCCGAGCTCTGCAG ATTCCCCTGCCCTCCAAACCTCAGTGGTATCTTCTATTTGGAGCAAGTGATGATGACATCAAAGAGGTCTGCATCACCACACTTAAACTCTACACAAGGAAGAAG CCCAACTATGAGCAGTTGGAGAAGGAGGTGGACCGGAGGAAGGTGTCCTTGGCTGAAGCTAAGCTGAAGGCCAAAGGGCTGAATCCAGACGGCACCCCAGCATTAACCAGTCTGGGGGGCTTCTCGCCTGCCTCCAAGCCCTCATCCCCAAATGTGGTCAAAGTGGAAGAGAAGTCTCCCAACAGCCAAACGGTCAAAGCTGTTAAGAAGGAGCCAGATAGCCGCACACAGATGACAAAAAGTCCACACAACGG AATGAGGAAGGAGGCAAAGATCGGGAGGAACAGCCGGAGCGGCAGCCGTTCCCGTTCCAGAACGCGGTCACGTTCCAGATCGCGTTCTCCTCGCAGGCA TTACAACAACAGGCGCAGTCGCTCGGGGACATACAGTTCTCGCTCACGCTCCCGATCCCACAGCCGGAGTCTCTCGCCTCGGAGACACCCCCCCTCGCCCCTTCTCCCGCACCTCAAATCTAAGGCCAGCCACCATAGCAACAGTGACTCAAAGAGTGGTGGACGCCACAACAACAGCGGCAGCCACAAGAGAAAACGCTCGCGCTCTCGGTCCCGCTCGCGCACGCCGCTCAAAGCCGACAGGGAGCGGGACCGAGAGAGGGACAGGGACAGAGATCGCGGCGCCTTCGACACGTCTTCGAAGAAACACAAACACGAGCGCAGTGCCGGACATCGAGAcaggagagagagggagaggtcGCGCTCGTACGACAGGGAGCGTGAGCGCAGTCACAAGAGTAAACATCACAGCAGTGGCGGACATTCAGGACATGGAAGACACAGACGCTGA